A region from the Saccharomonospora azurea NA-128 genome encodes:
- a CDS encoding alpha/beta fold hydrolase, which produces MPRTLKLRGKRARLLALVAVAAVLATAALVWVDDDAPPAHTAHEAVIDVAAAPGSAERVQLDTTMYVPDRTPAPAVLLPHGFGGDKNSVAREAEELVGRGFVVLTYSARGFGRSTGEIGLNDPDYEVADASQLVDYLADRPEVQLDQDGDPRVGVTGASYGGALALLLAGTDERIDVIAPVMTYNDLAQALLPNGATPGSVDDSTPAPGAFSEAGVFKQAWAGTLFAAGLGPARPSGPSAEAPEPGDDPEENEDAGGVPGGTSGASVPVPRPGLPSADAAAKPCGRFTEQVCAAYTDVATDGVADEDTQALLRRVSPVSVTDRVTVPTLLVQGTSDTLFGLDQADANARQITDAGGDVSVIWYTGGHDGGVPGSQLRTTIADFLDHHLTGNGDADGTRFAYDVQGALRTNGTPSVRTVEAEGYPGLHGEPTERRRIELAGSEQVAQRPPGATPSAVSGIPGLNGIVANSSRLSGLFTIDPPGQAATFTSEPVESQVLITGAPTVTLNVAAATDAVRGQDAVLFVKLYDVNPDGSRTLPGNAIAPVRIPALPDDGSPVEVTVTLPGVVRPVEAGHSLQLVVGTTDQAYATPTDPASYRISLAGDSAVSVPLVPGTTMTSGWPVNQLLGIGGVLVAVALVAVVAAVRRKRSHQVDPELADTPLVIRNLTKSYPGGLTAVKDLSFRVERGQVLGLLGPNGAGKTTTLRMLMGLIQPTEGDITVFGRTISPGAPVLSRIGSFVEGSGFLPHLSGAENLKLYWAATGRPEEQARFDEALEIAGLGSAVHRRVRTYSQGMRQRLAIAQAMLGLPDLLVLDEPTNGLDPPQIHQMREVLRRYAATGRTVLVSSHLLAEVEQTCTHVVVMHRGSLVASGEVGDIASAGGEASFRVDDPDTAVKVLRDTDGVVNAQVDDGVVHADLDGLPRSAAVAALVRAGVAVEQAGPRRRLEDAFLQLVGEGEQDR; this is translated from the coding sequence GTGCCCCGAACCCTGAAGCTCCGCGGCAAGCGTGCGCGACTGCTCGCACTCGTGGCCGTGGCCGCCGTCCTCGCCACGGCCGCGCTGGTGTGGGTCGACGACGACGCGCCTCCCGCGCACACCGCTCACGAGGCCGTCATCGACGTGGCCGCCGCACCCGGATCCGCCGAGCGCGTGCAGCTGGACACCACGATGTACGTGCCGGATCGGACGCCCGCGCCCGCGGTGTTGCTGCCGCACGGGTTCGGCGGCGACAAGAACAGCGTCGCCCGCGAAGCCGAGGAGCTGGTGGGGCGCGGGTTCGTCGTGCTGACCTACTCGGCGCGCGGTTTCGGCCGCAGCACCGGTGAGATCGGCCTCAACGATCCCGACTACGAGGTCGCCGACGCCTCACAGCTCGTGGACTACCTGGCCGACCGCCCCGAGGTGCAGCTCGACCAGGACGGCGATCCGCGCGTCGGCGTCACGGGCGCCTCGTACGGCGGTGCGCTCGCCCTCCTGCTCGCCGGTACCGACGAGCGGATCGACGTCATCGCTCCGGTGATGACGTACAACGATCTGGCGCAGGCGCTGCTGCCCAACGGTGCGACCCCGGGCTCCGTCGACGACTCCACTCCGGCGCCGGGCGCGTTCTCCGAGGCCGGCGTCTTCAAGCAGGCGTGGGCGGGAACGCTGTTCGCGGCCGGGCTCGGCCCGGCGCGGCCGTCCGGCCCCAGCGCCGAAGCCCCCGAGCCGGGCGACGATCCGGAGGAGAACGAGGACGCCGGAGGGGTTCCCGGCGGCACCTCCGGTGCGAGTGTTCCCGTTCCCCGCCCTGGCCTTCCCTCCGCCGACGCCGCGGCGAAGCCGTGCGGACGGTTCACCGAGCAGGTGTGCGCCGCCTACACCGACGTCGCGACCGACGGGGTCGCCGACGAGGACACGCAGGCCCTGCTGCGCCGGGTGTCGCCCGTGTCGGTCACCGACCGCGTCACGGTGCCGACGCTGCTGGTGCAGGGAACGTCCGACACCCTGTTCGGACTGGACCAGGCCGACGCGAACGCCCGTCAGATCACCGACGCCGGCGGCGACGTCTCGGTCATCTGGTACACCGGCGGTCACGACGGAGGTGTGCCCGGCTCCCAGCTGCGCACCACGATCGCGGACTTCCTCGACCACCACCTGACCGGCAACGGCGACGCCGACGGCACGCGGTTCGCCTACGACGTGCAAGGCGCGCTGCGCACCAACGGCACGCCCTCCGTGCGCACGGTCGAGGCCGAGGGCTACCCCGGCCTGCACGGCGAGCCGACGGAGCGGCGGCGGATCGAGCTCGCTGGCAGCGAGCAGGTCGCACAACGCCCACCCGGCGCCACCCCCTCGGCCGTCAGCGGCATTCCCGGACTCAACGGCATCGTGGCGAACTCGTCGCGGCTGTCGGGCCTGTTCACCATCGACCCGCCCGGCCAGGCCGCCACGTTCACGTCGGAGCCGGTCGAGTCCCAGGTGCTGATCACCGGAGCGCCGACCGTCACCCTGAACGTCGCCGCGGCGACCGATGCGGTCCGGGGCCAGGACGCCGTCCTGTTCGTGAAGCTGTACGACGTCAACCCCGACGGATCCCGCACCCTGCCCGGCAACGCGATCGCCCCGGTGCGTATCCCGGCCCTGCCCGACGACGGGTCGCCGGTCGAGGTGACGGTCACGCTGCCCGGCGTCGTGCGCCCTGTCGAAGCGGGCCACAGCCTCCAACTCGTGGTGGGCACGACCGACCAGGCCTACGCCACGCCCACCGACCCGGCGTCCTACCGGATCTCCCTCGCGGGCGACTCGGCCGTGTCCGTTCCGCTCGTTCCGGGCACCACGATGACCTCGGGCTGGCCCGTCAATCAGCTGTTGGGCATCGGTGGGGTGCTCGTCGCGGTGGCTCTCGTCGCGGTCGTCGCCGCGGTCCGGCGCAAGCGCTCGCACCAGGTCGACCCCGAGCTCGCCGACACGCCGCTGGTGATCCGCAACCTCACCAAGTCGTATCCGGGTGGGTTGACCGCCGTGAAGGACCTCTCGTTCCGGGTGGAACGGGGGCAGGTGCTCGGTCTGCTCGGCCCCAACGGCGCCGGCAAGACCACCACGCTGCGCATGCTCATGGGCCTGATCCAGCCGACCGAGGGCGACATCACCGTCTTCGGCCGGACCATCTCGCCCGGAGCGCCCGTCCTGTCCCGGATCGGCTCGTTCGTCGAGGGCTCGGGCTTCCTGCCGCACCTCTCCGGTGCCGAGAACCTCAAGCTCTACTGGGCCGCCACCGGTCGTCCGGAGGAGCAGGCCCGGTTCGACGAGGCACTGGAGATCGCGGGACTCGGCTCCGCCGTACACCGTCGGGTGCGCACCTACAGCCAGGGCATGCGGCAGCGACTCGCGATCGCCCAGGCGATGCTCGGCCTGCCCGACCTGCTGGTGTTGGACGAACCCACCAACGGTCTCGACCCGCCGCAGATCCACCAGATGCGTGAGGTCCTGCGCCGCTACGCCGCCACCGGGCGCACCGTCCTCGTGTCGAGTCACCTTCTCGCCGAGGTCGAACAGACCTGCACGCATGTGGTCGTCATGCACCGCGGCTCGCTGGTCGCCTCGGGCGAGGTCGGCGACATCGCCTCCGCGGGCGGGGAGGCCAGCTTCCGGGTGGACGACCCGGACACCGCGGTGAAGGTGCTGCGCGACACCGACGGCGTGGTGAACGCGCAGGTCGACGACGGCGTCGTCCACGCCGACCTCGACGGTCTGCCCCGATCGGCCGCCGTGGCCGCCCTGGTGCGGGCCGGTGTGGCGGTCGAGCAGGCAGGCCCGCGGCGCCGGCTGGAGGACGCCTTCCTCCAGCTGGTCGGAGAAGGGGAGCAGGACCGATGA
- a CDS encoding ABC transporter permease → MSKAEKPDTLASAGVHTDPAALDELSAAGSPSTEVGRDGGVVGYRPGRTLRLGVELRRQLRRRRTQLVLALVALLPIILVIAFEIGDANPNRRSGAFIDLATASAPNFVVVAMLVSGSFLLPMIVALYFGDTIASEASWSSMKYLLAIPVPRHRLLRQKAVASALLSALTLALLPLVALVVGVVWYGAGNAISPTGDSVSFGASVVAIALGTVYIIIQLSWVAALGLLLSVSTDTPLGAVGGTVLVSILSQILDQITALGDLRDYLPTHFSFAWMELIATDVDWTNMAGGVLSAVLYAAVFGLLAARRFATKDITS, encoded by the coding sequence ATGAGCAAGGCCGAGAAGCCCGACACCCTGGCGTCCGCGGGTGTGCACACCGACCCGGCCGCGCTGGACGAGCTCAGCGCGGCCGGCTCCCCGAGCACCGAGGTGGGCCGCGACGGTGGCGTGGTGGGTTACCGGCCCGGCCGGACGTTGCGGCTGGGAGTGGAGCTGCGGCGGCAGTTGCGCAGGCGCCGCACGCAGCTGGTGCTCGCGCTCGTGGCCCTGCTGCCGATCATCCTGGTGATCGCCTTCGAGATCGGTGACGCCAACCCGAACCGCAGGTCGGGCGCGTTCATCGATCTCGCCACGGCCAGCGCGCCCAACTTCGTCGTCGTGGCGATGCTGGTCTCGGGCTCGTTCCTCCTGCCGATGATCGTCGCCCTGTACTTCGGCGACACCATCGCCAGCGAGGCGTCCTGGTCGAGCATGAAGTACCTGCTGGCCATCCCGGTACCGCGACATCGGTTGCTGCGGCAGAAGGCCGTCGCCTCGGCGTTGCTGTCGGCGCTGACGCTCGCGCTGCTGCCGTTGGTGGCGCTCGTGGTGGGCGTCGTGTGGTACGGCGCCGGCAACGCGATCAGTCCCACGGGCGACTCCGTGTCGTTCGGCGCGAGCGTGGTCGCGATCGCGCTCGGCACGGTCTACATCATCATCCAACTGTCCTGGGTGGCCGCGCTCGGCCTGCTGCTGAGCGTGTCCACCGACACGCCGCTCGGCGCGGTGGGCGGCACGGTCCTCGTGTCGATCCTCTCGCAGATCCTCGACCAGATCACCGCCCTCGGCGACCTGCGCGACTACCTCCCCACGCACTTCTCCTTCGCGTGGATGGAGCTGATCGCCACGGACGTCGACTGGACGAACATGGCCGGCGGTGTGCTCTCGGCGGTGCTGTACGCGGCGGTGTTCGGCCTGCTCGCGGCCCGCCGCTTCGCGACCAAGGACATCACCAGCTGA
- a CDS encoding VOC family protein, translating to MARPVHFEIHATDPERAITFYTTVFEWSFERSGTDPYWLITTGEGSGIDGGLAQREGPMPDPDASVNAFPLTMEVSDLDLLTREVEQAGGNVVIAKRPIPEVGWITYCRDPEGNLFGMLQPDPSAE from the coding sequence ATGGCTCGACCGGTTCACTTCGAGATCCACGCCACCGATCCGGAACGCGCGATCACCTTCTACACCACGGTGTTCGAGTGGTCGTTCGAACGCTCCGGAACGGACCCCTACTGGCTGATCACGACCGGCGAAGGATCCGGCATCGACGGCGGTCTCGCCCAACGCGAGGGGCCGATGCCTGATCCCGACGCCAGTGTGAACGCCTTTCCGCTGACCATGGAGGTCTCCGACCTCGACCTGCTGACCCGCGAGGTGGAGCAGGCCGGCGGGAACGTCGTCATCGCGAAGCGGCCCATCCCGGAGGTCGGGTGGATCACGTACTGCCGTGATCCCGAGGGGAACCTCTTCGGCATGCTGCAGCCCGATCCCAGCGCCGAGTGA
- the uvrB gene encoding excinuclease ABC subunit UvrB, with protein sequence MAFATEHPVLAHSEFRPVSEIPRSDGRFKVVSDYAPAGDQPAAIDELERRLKAGEKDVVLLGATGTGKSATTAWLIERVQRPTLVMAPNKTLAAQLANELRELFPHNAVEYFVSYYDYYQPEAYVPQTDTYIEKDSSINDDVERLRHSATMNLLSRRDVIVVSSVSCIYGLGTPQSYLDRSSRLAVGEEVDRDTFLRALVDVQYTRNDLAFARGTFRVRGDTVEIIPAYEELAIRVEFFGDEIDKLYYLHPLTGDIVREVDEVRIFPATHYVAGPERMEKAIRGIEAELEEQLEKLENQGRLLEAQRLRMRTTYDIEMMRQVGFCSGIENYSRHVDGRPAGSAPATLLDYFPEDFLLVIDESHVTVPQIGGMYEGDASRKRTLVEHGFRLPSALDNRPLTWEEFSDRIGQTVYLSATPGPYEMGQTGGEFVEQVIRPTGLVDPEVIVKPTEGQIDDLVHEIRVRAEQDERVLVTTLTKKMAEDLTDYLLELGIRVRYLHSEVDTLRRVELLRQLRSGDFDVLVGINLLREGLDLPEVSLVAILDADKEGFLRSGTSLIQTIGRAARNVSGQVHMYADTVTDSMRYAIDETNRRRAKQIAYNEEHGIDPQPLRKKIADILDRVYTEAEDSEEAIEVGGSGRNVSRGKKPEQGDRVRSSGVLVDRDVAGMPRAELADLIQQLTDQMMQAARDLQFELAARLRDEIAELKKELRGMDAAGVK encoded by the coding sequence GTGGCTTTCGCGACCGAACACCCCGTACTCGCACACTCGGAGTTCCGGCCGGTTTCCGAGATTCCCCGGTCGGACGGCCGGTTCAAGGTGGTCAGCGACTACGCTCCCGCCGGCGACCAGCCCGCGGCGATCGACGAGCTGGAACGCAGGCTCAAGGCGGGGGAGAAGGACGTCGTGCTGCTGGGCGCCACCGGCACCGGCAAGTCCGCCACCACGGCCTGGCTGATCGAGCGGGTGCAGCGGCCCACGCTCGTGATGGCGCCCAACAAGACGCTCGCGGCGCAGCTGGCCAACGAGCTGCGCGAGCTCTTCCCGCACAACGCGGTGGAGTACTTCGTCAGCTACTACGACTACTACCAGCCCGAGGCGTACGTCCCGCAGACCGACACCTACATCGAGAAGGACTCGTCGATCAACGACGACGTCGAGCGGCTGCGCCACTCCGCCACGATGAACCTGCTGTCCCGCCGCGACGTCATCGTGGTGTCCAGCGTGTCGTGCATCTACGGCCTCGGCACGCCCCAGTCCTACCTCGACCGGTCCAGCAGGCTCGCCGTCGGCGAGGAGGTCGACCGCGACACCTTCCTGCGCGCGCTCGTCGACGTGCAGTACACGCGCAACGACCTCGCGTTCGCCCGCGGAACCTTCCGGGTGCGCGGCGACACGGTGGAGATCATCCCCGCGTACGAGGAGCTCGCGATCCGCGTCGAATTCTTCGGCGACGAGATCGACAAGCTGTACTACCTGCATCCGTTGACCGGCGACATCGTCAGGGAGGTCGACGAGGTGCGGATCTTCCCCGCGACCCACTACGTCGCGGGCCCGGAACGGATGGAGAAGGCCATCCGCGGCATCGAGGCCGAGCTCGAGGAACAGCTCGAAAAGCTCGAGAACCAGGGCAGGTTGCTGGAGGCACAGCGCCTGAGGATGCGCACCACCTACGACATCGAGATGATGCGGCAGGTCGGTTTCTGCTCGGGTATCGAAAACTACTCGCGACACGTCGACGGCCGCCCGGCGGGATCCGCCCCGGCGACGCTGCTCGACTACTTCCCCGAGGACTTCCTGCTGGTCATCGACGAGTCGCACGTGACGGTGCCGCAGATCGGTGGCATGTACGAGGGCGACGCCTCCCGGAAGCGAACGCTGGTCGAACACGGCTTCCGCCTGCCGAGCGCCCTGGACAACCGGCCGCTGACCTGGGAGGAGTTCTCCGACCGGATCGGTCAGACCGTGTACCTGTCCGCCACCCCGGGCCCCTACGAGATGGGGCAGACGGGCGGCGAGTTCGTCGAGCAGGTCATTCGGCCCACCGGCCTCGTCGACCCCGAGGTGATCGTCAAGCCCACCGAGGGGCAGATCGACGACCTCGTGCACGAGATCCGCGTCCGCGCCGAGCAGGACGAGCGGGTGCTGGTCACCACGCTGACCAAGAAGATGGCCGAGGACCTCACCGACTACCTGCTCGAACTCGGCATCCGGGTGCGTTACCTGCACTCGGAGGTCGACACGCTGCGCCGGGTGGAGTTGTTGCGGCAGCTGCGGTCGGGCGACTTCGACGTGCTGGTCGGCATCAACCTGCTGCGTGAGGGGCTCGACCTGCCCGAGGTGTCGCTGGTCGCGATCCTCGACGCCGACAAGGAGGGTTTCCTCCGCAGCGGCACCTCGTTGATCCAGACGATCGGCCGGGCCGCGCGGAACGTGTCGGGCCAGGTGCACATGTACGCGGACACGGTCACCGACTCGATGCGCTACGCCATCGACGAGACCAACCGGCGGCGCGCCAAGCAGATCGCGTACAACGAGGAACACGGCATCGATCCCCAGCCGCTGCGCAAGAAGATCGCCGACATCCTCGACCGCGTCTACACGGAGGCCGAGGACTCCGAGGAGGCGATCGAGGTGGGCGGCTCCGGCCGCAACGTCTCCCGCGGCAAGAAGCCGGAGCAGGGCGACCGGGTGCGCAGCTCGGGCGTACTCGTCGACCGGGACGTCGCCGGCATGCCGAGGGCGGAACTCGCCGATCTCATCCAGCAGCTGACGGACCAGATGATGCAGGCCGCGCGCGACCTGCAGTTCGAGTTGGCGGCACGGCTGCGCGACGAGATCGCGGAGCTGAAGAAGGAACTGCGCGGCATGGACGCGGCCGGAGTGAAGTAA